Sequence from the Cygnus atratus isolate AKBS03 ecotype Queensland, Australia unplaced genomic scaffold, CAtr_DNAZoo_HiC_assembly HiC_scaffold_138, whole genome shotgun sequence genome:
CAACCACATTTCCCCTTGCAACCTCTTGCAATTGCTCTTACAACCCATCGCAACCACATTTACCCTTGCAACCTCTTGCAACTACTCCTACAACCCATTGTAACCTCTTGCAACTACTCCTACAACCCATCGCAACCACATTGACCCTTGCAACCCGTTGCAACTACTCCTCCAACCCATTGCAACCTCTTGCAACTTCTCCTCCAACCCGGTGCAACCCCACCCAGCGCCGCGCCCTCCTCCGCCGCGACCCCAACCATTCGCCGGCCTCCGTGAGGAGCTGATTGATTAACTGATGAACTAATTAACCCCCCCCTCCCAATTCCCCCAGGATGCCGAAGGGCCCGCGGGCGCGGCCGGCCGAGCGCTACCGCCTCAAGTACAGCCGGctgcggcgggcggcgcgggcgCTGGTCTTCGAGAACGGGGCGCTGTGCGACGAGGTGGCGCGGCTGGAGGCCAAGTGCCTGCGGGCGCGCGACGAGCGCCGCTTCCTCCTCACCCGCCTCCTCCAACTCCGGGCCTTGGCCGGGCCCGAGGAGGCCGGCGGCGAGGCCGGGCGCCGGGCGAGGAGGGGAGGCCGGGGAGACGGGGGGAGGGCGGCGAGGGATGGGGCGAAGGGGGCggaggggaggccggggggagGCAGGAACGGGTTGAGGCCGGCGGGGTCAAGGGATGAGTTGAGGCCGACGGGGTCAAGGGAGGACGCGAGGCCGGCGGCCTCCAGGGACGGGTTGAGGCCGGCGGGCTCGCGCGACGCTCCGCTCGACGACCCGAGGGACCCCACGAGGCCCAACGGTCCCCGGGGAGCCTCCaaggcggcggcggtggcggcggcacCGGCGGCCATCTTGAGGCCATCCGAAGAGGCCGCCAACCTCGCAGGGCCGCCGGCGGCCATCCTGAGCACATCGCCGCGCCGGCGCGGCGGGCCGCCGGCGTTGCCGTTGACTCTCGGCCCGTTGACGGTGCACAGCTTGGGCGTCGtcggggcgggggcggcggccaTCTTGCCGCCGGGCTACCGGAGCACGCGGCTCTTCGCCAGCCTCCGGAGGCCGGCTCGGCGCTGCCTCTACACCTGCCGGATCGTCGCCGGACCCCGCTGCGAGATCGTGGCCGAGGACGAGCCCGcaagggtgctggggggccccACGCCGGACGTTTGCCACGCTCGCCTCCTCCAGGCCTTGGAGGAGGCCGGGGGGAGGCCCCGGGGGCCTCCGCACGTCCCCGGGGCCGGCGATGACTTCTTCGGCCTCACCCACCCCGTCGTCCGGCGGCACCTCCAGGGGGAGGCCGGGGCCTTCATCCaccccgaggaggaggaggatgacgAGGAGGACGATGATGACGAGGACGAGGACGAGGACGacgaagaggaggaggaggaggacggggcCGCCCAAGCTTTCCCCTACGGCGACATCTTCCTCGGCAGCCCCACGGGATCCGACGACTGACCCCGgtggtccccccccccccccaccctaAATAAATGACCCCGCCCTCCGCTGCCGCCGTGTTTTTTGGGGCCCAAATATTGGGGTTccttttggggtggggggaccccGGCTTCCCCACGGGCGGCGGTCGACCGTTGGGCGAAATTAATACACGTGGGGGGCGGAATAACGCTCGAGAAAAGGCTTTTATTGTCACCAACAATATGGAGGGGGGGGAGGTGACCCCAAATTCCAGGGCCACACCCCCCCCGGTTTCCTATTGGATGTTGTGGTAGATGTTGACGACGTCGGGGTAGTCCCCGAGGGCCTGGAGGAGGCGCTCGGCCTCCTCCCGCGTCCCCTCCGGCAGCGCCACGCGGTCCCGGGGCAGGTACTCGATGGTGGCCGAGAGCGGGCGCAGCCCCGAGGCCTCCAGGCGCTCCCGCACGGCCCGCAGGGACGAGGTCTCGCAGATGAACTGCGGGGGGGGACGGCCAATGGGGGTTGGGGGTGGTCGGGGGACGGCCAATGGTCATTGGGGATGGTCAGGGGACGGCCAACGGTTGTTGGGGATGGTCAAGGGTGGTTGGGGATGGTCAAGGGTTGGCCAACTGTCGTTGGGGATGGTCAAAGGTTGGCCAAGGATGGTTGTAGAAGGTCAAGGATTGGCCAATGG
This genomic interval carries:
- the TBRG1 gene encoding transforming growth factor beta regulator 1, giving the protein MPKGPRARPAERYRLKYSRLRRAARALVFENGALCDEVARLEAKCLRARDERRFLLTRLLQLRALAGPEEAGGEAGRRARRGGRGDGGRAARDGAKGAEGRPGGGRNGLRPAGSRDELRPTGSREDARPAASRDGLRPAGSRDAPLDDPRDPTRPNGPRGASKAAAVAAAPAAILRPSEEAANLAGPPAAILSTSPRRRGGPPALPLTLGPLTVHSLGVVGAGAAAILPPGYRSTRLFASLRRPARRCLYTCRIVAGPRCEIVAEDEPARVLGGPTPDVCHARLLQALEEAGGRPRGPPHVPGAGDDFFGLTHPVVRRHLQGEAGAFIHPEEEEDDEEDDDDEDEDEDDEEEEEEDGAAQAFPYGDIFLGSPTGSDD